The genomic region GGCGACCTGCCGAAGGCCATCGCGTGCGGTGCGGACTCGGTGATGATCGGCTCCCCGCTGGCCCGCGCGTCGGACGCGCCGGGCCGGGGCCACCACTGGGGCATGGAGGCCGTCCACGAGGACGTGCCGCGCGGCAAGCTGGTGGACCTGGGCATCGTCGGTACGACCGAGGAGATCCTGGCCGGCCCCTCGCACATCCCGGACGGTTCGATGAACTTCTTCGGTGCGCTGCGCCGCTCGATGGCGACCACGGGCTACAGCGAGCTGAAGGAATTCCAGCGCGTCGAGGTGACGGTGGCGGACGCGCAGCACAAGCGCTGAGCCCCTGAGGCGGATCTACACGACGGGGCCCCGTTGCCGGAACCGGCAGCGGGGCCCCGTCGTGCGTACGGCGGGAGCGGCGGTCAGGCGGCTGCCTTCCTGGCACCCGAGAAGGCGGCGATGACGCCGAGGGCCAGGAAGACGAACGACATGAAGTCCAGGCTCTCCTTCCAGGCGCTCGACAGCAGGCCGAAATTCTGGAAGAACAGCTCGGACACGGAGACCGGCGCCGACTTGGCGATGATGATGGCCGCGCCGAGCAGTTCGCCGAGGTAGATCGCGACGAGTGCGAGGGCCGCGCTGACGAAGGGAAGCACGGGGTTGCGCCCGCCGACCTTGCCCGCGGCGAAGCCGATCACGAAGCCCACGCCGAGCGCGGCATAGCTCACCTCGCGCTCGATGGCGCCGCCGAGGGCCCCGTAGATCCCTGCGGCGACGAGCGCGACGACCAGCGCGACCACCACACCGCCCGCCAGGTTGTCGCGCACCGGTGCCGGAGGCGGTGCCATCGGGTAGCCGAAGGCCGACGGCTGTCCGGGCTGGGGCTGTCCGGGCTGCTGGGGTGCGTCGTTCGGGTCCGACGGGTACGGCGGTGGCACGGGCTGGCTCATGGTGGGTCCCCCCTGGGACAGAAGCGCACGACTGTGCGAGAAGCGAACGTCGCACGCTAGCAGTCCCCACCGACAATCACCCACGGCATTCCCTCACGGCATTCACCCAGGACCTTCACAGCCGGTGGGCGGCTCCCGCCGGGGTGGCTCCCCTGGTGTCCAGCAGGAGCTGGGCCTTCACGGAGAGGCCCTGGAGGTCGTAGGTGCGGTGCTGCTGGAGCAGAACGGTCAGATCGGCGCCCGCCGCCGCCTCGTACAGCGAGTCGGCACGGGGCACCGGCACGTCGCGGATGCGCCAGTCGGGGACGTACGGGTCGTGGTAGCTCACCGAGGCGCCGAGGTCCATCAGACGCCGGGCGATCTCTCCCGCGGGGGAGTTCTCCTGGTCGGCGAGATCGGGCTTGTACGTCACGCCGAGCAGCAGCACGCGGGCGCCGCGCGCCGACTTGCCGTGCTCGTTGAGGAGGGTGGCGCAGCGCTGGATGACGTACTGCGGCATCCGGTCGTTGACCTGCTGCGCGAGTTCGACCATGCGCAGCGGCCGGACCGTGTGCGGGGGACCGGCGGTGTCCACCGGGACGCCGTGGCCGCCGACGCCGGGGCCCGGACGGAAGGCCTGGAAGCCGAAGGGTTTGGTCTCGGCGCAGCGGATGACGTCCCAGAGGTCCACGCCCAGCTCGTGGCAGAGCACGGCCATCTCGTTGACCAGGGCGATGTTGACGTGCCGGTAGTTCGTTTCGAGGAGTTTGGTCATCTCGGCCTCGCGGGGACCCCGGGCCCTGACGACCTTGTCGCTCAGTCGGCCGTAGAACGCCGCCGCGGATTCCGTGCAGGCGGGGGTCAGGCCGCCGATGACCTTGGGTGTCGCGGCGTAGGGGTGGTTGCGGTTGCCGGGGTCGAGGCGGCTGGGGGAGTACGCGAGGTGGAAGTCCCGGCCGGCCCGCAGCCCTGAGCCCTCCTCCAGGAGGGGGCGCAGGATCTCCTCGGTGGTGCCCGGGTAGACGGCCGATTCGACGATGACCGTGGTGTGCGGGCGCAGCCGTGCGGCGAGCGCACGGGTCGCGTCGGCGACCGGGGTCAGATCGAGCGCCCGGTCCTCGCCGAGCGGGGTGGGCGCGCAGATGACGGCGGTACGCACCCGGCCCAGTTCGGCCGGATCGGTGACGGGCCGGAAGCCCCCCGAGAGCATCCGGCGGATGTCGGCCGCGCTGAGGGAGCCGTCGACGGGGGTGTGACCGGCGGCGAGTTGGAGGAGTCGGCGTGGGTCGGTGTCGTATCCGATCGTTTCGAGGCCGGTGGCGACTGCGGCCTGGGCGAGCGGCAGGCCGAGGTGACCGAGTCCGATGACGGCGAGATCTGCGGGCATGGGGTGATCCGCTTCCCAATAGCCGGAGGGGGACGAGAGCGCAAGTCCTGTGGACCATGCAATGTCAGGTTAGGAGTAAATATGACCGATTTGCGGTATTGGGCGGGTCCGGGTGTCCGTGTGTTGTCCACAGGCGGTGGCTGAAGTCGGCGAGGGCGGACAGAATCGGTGGTGTGCCGGACACCGTTCTGGCGGCCTGATCAACGGGAGGCAGCAGTGAGGACAGCGACACTGGGGCCCGAGGAGCGCACGGCAGCGCTCGCCGGGATGGCCGAGCGTGAACTGGATGTACTGGTCGTAGGGGCCGGTGTGGTCGGTGCGGGGACGGCGCTGGACGCCGCGACGCGCGGGCTCGCGACCGGTCTCGTCGAGGCGAGGGACTGGGCTTCGGGCACATCGAGCCGGTCGAGCAAGCTCATCCACGGCGGCTTGCGCTATCTGGAGATGCTCGACTTCACGCTCGTACGGGAGGCCCTGAAGGAGCGCGGGCTGCTCCTGGAGCGCCTGGCGCCCCATCTGGTGAAGCCGGTGCCGTTTCTCTATCCCTTGCAGCACAAGGGCTGGGAACGCTGGTACGCGGGCTCGGGCGTCGCGTTGTACGACGCGATGTCGGTCTCGTCGGGACACGGCCGCGGACTGCCGCTGCACCGGCACCTGACGCGCAAGCACGCGCTGCGGGTGGCGCCGGCGCTGAAGAAGGACGCGCTGGTCGGGGCGTTGCAGTACTACGACGCGCAGATGGACGACGCGCGCTATGTGACGACGCTGGTGCGGACGGCCGCGAGCTACGGCGCACTGGCCGCGAACCGCGCCCGGGTCATCGGCTTCCTGCGGGAGGGCGAACGGGTCGTCGGCGCGCGGGTGGAGGACGTCGAGACCGGTACCGAGTACGAGATCCGTGCCAAGCAGGTCGTCAACGCCACCGGGGTGTGGACGGACGACACCCAGGCGCTGATCGGCGAGCGCGGACAGTTCCATGTGCGGGCCTCGAAAGGCATCCATCTGGTCGTACCGAAGGACCGGATTCATTCCTCCACCGGGCTCATCCTGCGGACCGAGAAGTCGGTGCTGTTCGTGATCCCGTGGGGACGCCACTGGATCGTCGGGACCACGGACACCGACTGGGACCTGGACAAGGCGCACCCGGCCGCGTCCAGCGCCGACATCGACTACCTCCTCGAACACGTCAACTCGGTGCTTGCGACGCCCCTGACCAGGGACGACGTCCAGGGCGTGTACGCGGGCCTGCGGCCGTTGCTGGCCGGGGAGTCCGATGCGACCAGCAAGCTCTCGCGGGAGCACACGGTGGCGCATCCGGTGCCGGGCCTGGTGGTCGTCGCCGGCGGCAAGTACACGACGTACCGCGTGATGGCGAAGGACGCGGTGGACGAGGCGGTGCACGGGCTGGACCAGCGGGTCGCCGAGTGCGTCACGGAGAACGTGCCGCTGATCGGAGCAGAGGGCTACAACGCCCTGTGGAACGCGCGGGCGCGGATCGCCGCGCGCACCGGTCTGCACGTGGCCCGGGTCGAGCACCTGTTGAACCGCTTCGGCTCGATGACCCAGGAGCTGCTCGACCTGATCGTGGCGGACCCCTCGCTGGGCGAGCCGCTGGGCAGCGCGGACGACTATCTGCGGGCCGAGGTCGTCTATGCCGCTTCGCACGAAGGGGCCAGGCATCTGGACGACGTGCTGACCCGGCGTACACGCATCTCGATCGAGACCTTCGACCGGGGGACGCGCAGCGCGCGGGAGGCCGCCGAGTTGATGGCGAAGGTGCTCGGCTGGGACAAGG from Streptomyces sp. NBC_01267 harbors:
- a CDS encoding glycerol-3-phosphate dehydrogenase/oxidase gives rise to the protein MRTATLGPEERTAALAGMAERELDVLVVGAGVVGAGTALDAATRGLATGLVEARDWASGTSSRSSKLIHGGLRYLEMLDFTLVREALKERGLLLERLAPHLVKPVPFLYPLQHKGWERWYAGSGVALYDAMSVSSGHGRGLPLHRHLTRKHALRVAPALKKDALVGALQYYDAQMDDARYVTTLVRTAASYGALAANRARVIGFLREGERVVGARVEDVETGTEYEIRAKQVVNATGVWTDDTQALIGERGQFHVRASKGIHLVVPKDRIHSSTGLILRTEKSVLFVIPWGRHWIVGTTDTDWDLDKAHPAASSADIDYLLEHVNSVLATPLTRDDVQGVYAGLRPLLAGESDATSKLSREHTVAHPVPGLVVVAGGKYTTYRVMAKDAVDEAVHGLDQRVAECVTENVPLIGAEGYNALWNARARIAARTGLHVARVEHLLNRFGSMTQELLDLIVADPSLGEPLGSADDYLRAEVVYAASHEGARHLDDVLTRRTRISIETFDRGTRSAREAAELMAKVLGWDKGRTEKEIAHYEKRVEAERESQRQPDDLTADAARLGAPDILPLG
- a CDS encoding nucleotide sugar dehydrogenase → MPADLAVIGLGHLGLPLAQAAVATGLETIGYDTDPRRLLQLAAGHTPVDGSLSAADIRRMLSGGFRPVTDPAELGRVRTAVICAPTPLGEDRALDLTPVADATRALAARLRPHTTVIVESAVYPGTTEEILRPLLEEGSGLRAGRDFHLAYSPSRLDPGNRNHPYAATPKVIGGLTPACTESAAAFYGRLSDKVVRARGPREAEMTKLLETNYRHVNIALVNEMAVLCHELGVDLWDVIRCAETKPFGFQAFRPGPGVGGHGVPVDTAGPPHTVRPLRMVELAQQVNDRMPQYVIQRCATLLNEHGKSARGARVLLLGVTYKPDLADQENSPAGEIARRLMDLGASVSYHDPYVPDWRIRDVPVPRADSLYEAAAGADLTVLLQQHRTYDLQGLSVKAQLLLDTRGATPAGAAHRL